ACTTTTTAGCTTCGGACAAATCTATATTATCGTAACCCGCTGCATATTGAGAAATAATCCTAAGATGCTTGTTCGCGTTTAAGAATTCAGCATCAAACTTATAATTACTTGTACTTAAAAGCGCATCGTGTTTAGCGGCTGCTTCATAAAGCTCTTCTTTGGTCATGGGTAGATCCTTGGTCCATTTGGTGACTTCAAGGCCCTCCTTTTTCAACATTTCTATTCCAATGTCCGGTATGTTTAGCGGTACGAGTACTTTCATAGCAAGCAATTTATAAAATCTTACTGACGGTTTTACAAATTGGTTTACTTTTACGCATCTTTTGGTGCATATTTCATTTTCAAACCCCACCATTTACATGAAAATCCTCAAACGCATACTTTTAATTTTATTCGTAATTATAACAGTGGCAGTGTATTTTAATTTCCCCAAACTAAATTTCATATCCGGCTATGCTTCAAAAAATATGGCTTCTACTGTTTTTATAACAGATCGTAGCGCCAAGTCTATTGAATTGAATGATAATGATGTGCCTCTCATAAATCTTGCCGATGTTGAGACCGACGGCAAAAGTGCATCTGCCTCTGTATTTGGACTTATGGAGCGAAAAGCAATATGTCACGAGGGACTGGGCTGCACTTTGGTAAACAAGGATTATGACCCAAATGTTACGATGCCCGTTCCACAGCGTGTTAAAAATGAAAATAATTTGGTTTTCCCATATGGGGATAAAGAAGCCAAAGACACCGTTTTTAGCAATGTGGATTATGATATACTAAAAAAGGGAATCAATAGTGCTTTTACCAATAATGAAGTTCAAAAGACACGAACCGTTTTAGTCGCCCATAAAAACCATATTATTGGCGAAAAGTATTTGGATGGTTTCACTAAGGACACCCCTATTCTAGGATGGAGTATGACCAAAAGCGTACTCGCTACTTTGTATGGAATCCTAGAATACCAAGGTAAAATAGATTTGAACGAACCTGTAATTTTAGAAGGCTGGGAGAAAGACAGTAGAAAAAAAATCACCTTGAACCACCTGTTACGTATGCAAAGTGGTCTAGCTTGGGATGAGGATTATACTTCTATTTCTGATGTGACGCGAATGCTTTTTATGGATGCCGATATGACCAATTCTCAGGCCAAAAAAGAAGCTATAGCACCACCAACTGAAGTCTGGAACTATTCTTCGGGAACCTCAAACTTATTATCTGGCATTTTAAGAAAACGATTTAAATCTCACCAAGACTACATTAACTACCCGTATGAAGCCCTAATCGATAAAATAGGAATGAGTAGTATGCTCATTGAAACCGATATGAAAGGGAATTTTGTGGGTTCCTCTTATGCTTGGGCCACAACAAGGGATTGGGCTAAATTCGGCCTTTTATATCTTAACAAAGGAAATTGGAACGGAGAACAACTTTTTGACGAATCTTGGGTTGACTATGTTTCGGAACCAACTTTACAT
This genomic interval from Zobellia roscoffensis contains the following:
- a CDS encoding serine hydrolase domain-containing protein, which encodes MKILKRILLILFVIITVAVYFNFPKLNFISGYASKNMASTVFITDRSAKSIELNDNDVPLINLADVETDGKSASASVFGLMERKAICHEGLGCTLVNKDYDPNVTMPVPQRVKNENNLVFPYGDKEAKDTVFSNVDYDILKKGINSAFTNNEVQKTRTVLVAHKNHIIGEKYLDGFTKDTPILGWSMTKSVLATLYGILEYQGKIDLNEPVILEGWEKDSRKKITLNHLLRMQSGLAWDEDYTSISDVTRMLFMDADMTNSQAKKEAIAPPTEVWNYSSGTSNLLSGILRKRFKSHQDYINYPYEALIDKIGMSSMLIETDMKGNFVGSSYAWATTRDWAKFGLLYLNKGNWNGEQLFDESWVDYVSEPTLHSDGTYGGHFWLNANGKYPDVPRDLYSANGYQGQRVFIIPSKDLVVVRTGLAEAPDFDINLFLKNILAAIK